A genomic stretch from Bacterioplanes sanyensis includes:
- a CDS encoding argininosuccinate synthase has protein sequence MSDIKKVVLAYSGGLDTSVIAKWLKEEYQCEVVTFTADLGQGEEVEPARAKAEALGIKEIYIDDLREEFARDFIFPMLRANTIYEGEYLLGTSIARPLIAKRLIEIANETGAQAIAHGATGKGNDQVRFELGAYALKPDVRVIAPWREWDLNSREKLMAYCQSHDIPVENKAGKKSPYSMDANLLHISYEGDLLEDPWTEPEEDMWLWSVSPENAPDEPTYITISFKQGDPVAIDGVEKSPATIMEELNKIAGANGIGRADIVENRYVGMKARGCYETPAGTVLLRAHRAIESITLDREAGHLKDELMPRYAKLIYNGYWWSPERKMLQAAIDDTQTMVNGDVRLKLYKGNVIVVGRQSDDTLFCEMTATFEDDDGAYDHGEAEGFIKLKALRLRTAAKKGRSLL, from the coding sequence ATGTCAGACATCAAGAAGGTGGTGCTGGCCTACTCGGGTGGTCTCGATACGTCGGTGATCGCTAAGTGGCTGAAGGAAGAGTACCAGTGTGAGGTGGTAACCTTTACCGCGGATTTGGGCCAAGGTGAAGAGGTCGAGCCTGCTCGCGCCAAAGCCGAAGCGCTGGGCATCAAAGAAATCTACATCGATGATCTGCGTGAAGAGTTCGCGCGTGACTTTATCTTCCCGATGCTGCGTGCCAACACCATTTATGAGGGCGAGTACCTGCTCGGCACCTCCATTGCTCGACCATTGATCGCCAAGCGTTTGATTGAAATTGCCAACGAAACCGGCGCTCAGGCGATTGCCCACGGCGCCACAGGCAAGGGTAATGACCAAGTACGTTTTGAGCTGGGTGCGTACGCACTCAAACCCGATGTGCGCGTGATTGCGCCGTGGCGCGAATGGGATTTGAACTCGCGTGAAAAATTGATGGCGTATTGCCAGAGCCACGATATTCCGGTTGAAAATAAAGCGGGCAAAAAGTCGCCTTATTCGATGGACGCTAACTTGTTGCACATCTCCTATGAAGGCGATTTGTTGGAAGATCCTTGGACCGAGCCGGAAGAAGACATGTGGCTGTGGTCAGTCTCGCCGGAAAACGCACCGGATGAGCCGACTTACATCACCATCAGCTTTAAGCAAGGCGACCCGGTTGCCATTGATGGGGTGGAAAAATCGCCGGCGACCATTATGGAAGAGCTGAATAAAATCGCAGGTGCCAATGGCATTGGCCGCGCCGACATTGTTGAAAACCGTTACGTTGGCATGAAAGCGCGTGGCTGCTATGAAACACCGGCCGGCACCGTGCTGCTAAGAGCGCATCGCGCGATTGAGTCCATTACCCTGGACCGTGAAGCGGGGCATTTAAAAGACGAATTAATGCCGCGCTACGCCAAGTTGATTTACAACGGTTACTGGTGGAGCCCAGAGCGTAAAATGCTGCAGGCCGCCATTGATGACACTCAAACCATGGTCAACGGCGATGTGCGCTTAAAACTGTACAAAGGCAATGTGATCGTTGTGGGTCGCCAATCTGACGATACGCTGTTCTGTGAAATGACAGCGACATTTGAAGACGATGACGGGGCTTACGACCACGGTGAAGCCGAGGGCTTTATTAAACTTAAAGCTCTGCGTTTGCGTACTGCAGCGAAAAAAGGCAGATCCCTGCTATAA
- a CDS encoding flagellar protein MotY produces MVRTLKGRLLCWLMSMTASAPALALEYGGSVETTQWSLSGSIFECVFEQRIPGYGRAQFYHQAGEDVEFRLLTNRNLMDYSQAQVSILPPPWQPSGRSEPLGTSRIVDDSPNLVLDKRRTNQFLHALLEGKWPTIAHQTYYDRGRSIKVHVSAVMFKDYYQDYLKCVDQLLPMNFEQVARSKVFFGSGERGLDLRDKALLDRIIFYVQNDPRVFAIYLDGHSDRQGRRYDNRQISKARVEAVERYFILKGVDPEKITTRFHGGRYPVANNATAAGRAENRRVTVRLEQRQDMELPPELRFQLPARQGFTSASR; encoded by the coding sequence ATGGTCCGTACCCTGAAAGGCAGGCTGCTGTGCTGGCTGATGTCGATGACGGCGTCAGCCCCTGCATTGGCACTGGAATATGGGGGCTCAGTTGAAACCACGCAGTGGTCGCTGAGTGGCTCCATCTTCGAATGCGTGTTCGAGCAACGCATTCCGGGGTACGGTCGTGCGCAGTTTTATCACCAGGCCGGTGAGGATGTTGAGTTTCGCTTGCTGACCAACCGTAATCTGATGGACTACAGCCAGGCGCAGGTCAGTATCTTACCGCCGCCGTGGCAGCCCAGTGGCCGCAGCGAACCCCTTGGCACCAGTCGTATTGTCGATGATTCGCCCAATTTGGTGCTGGACAAACGCCGCACCAATCAGTTTTTGCATGCCTTGCTAGAAGGCAAGTGGCCGACCATTGCCCATCAGACCTATTACGATCGTGGCCGCTCCATCAAGGTCCACGTATCGGCGGTGATGTTCAAAGATTATTACCAGGACTATCTCAAGTGTGTGGATCAGCTGCTGCCGATGAATTTTGAGCAAGTAGCGCGCTCTAAGGTGTTCTTCGGATCGGGCGAGCGTGGCCTCGATCTGCGCGATAAAGCGCTGCTAGACCGTATTATCTTCTACGTGCAAAACGATCCACGAGTTTTCGCCATTTATTTGGACGGTCACTCCGATCGCCAAGGCCGCCGCTACGACAATCGACAAATCTCCAAAGCTCGGGTGGAGGCGGTTGAGCGCTACTTCATTTTAAAAGGTGTTGACCCGGAAAAAATCACCACGCGCTTCCATGGCGGTCGCTACCCTGTGGCCAATAACGCTACCGCCGCCGGAAGGGCGGAGAACCGCCGGGTGACGGTGCGGTTGGAGCAGCGCCAGGATATGGAGTTGCCGCCTGAGTTGCGCTTCCAGCTGCCAGCCCGACAAGGATTTACCAGCGCCAGTCGGTGA
- the rnt gene encoding ribonuclease T: protein MSDSQQKSLMAQRFRGFLPVVVDVETGGFNARTDALLEIAMVTLGMDEQGYLFPKETLSALVHPFDGANLEQEALDFTGIDPFDPDRDAEFEIDVLTRMFQTVRREIKHYDCNRAVLVGHNAHFDHGFLREAVARNDIKRDPFHPFSSFDTASIAALALGHTVLAKSCKMAGIEFDNSEAHSAAYDTQKTAELFCYMVNRYQDLGGWPLASTEDSE from the coding sequence ATGAGCGATTCGCAACAAAAATCATTGATGGCCCAGCGCTTTCGCGGTTTTTTACCCGTGGTAGTGGACGTCGAAACCGGTGGCTTCAACGCGCGTACCGACGCGCTGTTAGAAATAGCCATGGTGACATTAGGCATGGACGAGCAGGGCTATCTGTTTCCAAAAGAAACCCTGTCGGCATTGGTGCACCCCTTTGATGGCGCCAATTTAGAACAAGAAGCGTTGGATTTCACCGGCATTGATCCGTTCGACCCGGACCGCGATGCGGAGTTTGAAATTGACGTACTGACGCGCATGTTCCAAACCGTGCGCCGTGAAATCAAACATTACGATTGCAACCGTGCGGTGCTGGTGGGCCACAACGCTCATTTTGATCACGGCTTTTTGCGCGAAGCGGTGGCTCGCAACGACATTAAGCGCGATCCATTTCATCCGTTTTCATCGTTTGATACCGCTTCCATCGCGGCGCTGGCCTTGGGCCATACCGTGCTGGCAAAAAGCTGCAAAATGGCCGGTATCGAGTTTGATAACAGCGAAGCGCACAGCGCCGCTTACGATACGCAAAAAACGGCAGAGCTGTTCTGCTACATGGTTAACCGTTATCAGGACCTGGGTGGCTGGCCATTGGCTAGCACCGAGGACAGTGAATAA
- a CDS encoding YacL family protein: MDFHFFYNERQLPCAKLSMDHEAFGFWLSDDLGDNHEVLTQLLEKTDALLTGELQEFEWRGHDFMLRLSRDDADVIAHELLQQHSLDELNEEDMDFYDAESRASCGLEDFKDLLIEWRDFLEQ; this comes from the coding sequence ATGGATTTTCATTTTTTTTATAACGAGCGCCAGCTTCCTTGTGCCAAATTATCCATGGACCACGAGGCCTTTGGCTTTTGGTTAAGCGATGACTTGGGCGACAACCATGAAGTGCTGACGCAACTGCTGGAAAAAACCGACGCACTGCTGACCGGTGAGCTGCAAGAGTTTGAGTGGCGTGGCCACGATTTTATGCTGCGTTTATCACGCGATGACGCCGATGTGATCGCCCATGAGTTACTGCAACAACACTCATTGGATGAATTAAACGAAGAAGATATGGATTTTTACGACGCCGAGTCCAGAGCCAGCTGCGGCCTTGAGGACTTTAAAGACTTGCTCATTGAGTGGCGAGATTTTCTCGAGCAGTAG
- a CDS encoding endonuclease/exonuclease/phosphatase family protein, which yields MRSTHIQTAALMLSSVLALPTWAMSDVPPQTLETRVLVTNSTLQPMTVSSSHGTLLSDQIPALATRELSVLLRDEDSQSEQRITLSAGDFTVQLSQQLQGTELSYSASGNQWQLPQLSGEQTHRQLVELGQFDAQVAVKGQQLQDGGQLHYVIQTQDEKPKLADAGSFNVLSYNVWATTIYGSKKVGTRLGLMPEVMAGYDVLVLTEVFDPIASNTLLDALRAEYPYQTSEIFKLGKVMGSGTRVLSRWPFELEAAHKYQACDGLQCAATRGVIYAKINKLGKPYHVFATHTQSSDDDANRNARKAQLLEMGEYIRSLNIPANEAVVMAGDFNVNKGGLPEDRDYMEAVLNAMEPQNTGHDQTYDANTNFWAEQPYVEYLDYTLVSRAHQTPISAEQNAFAPRSTNDELWGEWDLSDHYPVRGLFQFDASQTERQPFPYFGEPLHLQTSNGHYVRAMSGGDSFISAGSDHIGTWETFVLEPVTENKVALRARGGQYVGLDSYVFGTLKAKFDSPEVAAQFELVTQSNNAIALKADNGKFVRADFGGGVGLSANARAAKEYETFVLMRP from the coding sequence ATGCGCTCTACCCATATCCAAACAGCGGCACTGATGCTGTCGTCCGTTCTGGCTTTGCCCACTTGGGCCATGTCTGACGTGCCGCCTCAAACCCTTGAAACCCGTGTGTTGGTGACCAACAGCACGTTGCAACCAATGACGGTTTCATCTTCCCACGGCACTTTACTCAGTGATCAGATCCCAGCGTTAGCGACGCGTGAGCTGAGCGTGTTGCTGCGCGATGAGGATTCACAGTCCGAGCAGCGCATCACCCTCAGCGCGGGCGATTTTACCGTGCAATTGAGCCAGCAGCTGCAAGGCACTGAGTTGAGCTATTCGGCGTCGGGTAATCAGTGGCAACTGCCGCAACTTAGCGGCGAGCAAACCCATCGCCAGCTGGTGGAGTTAGGGCAGTTCGATGCGCAAGTGGCGGTCAAAGGCCAACAGTTACAAGACGGCGGCCAGCTGCACTACGTGATTCAGACGCAGGATGAAAAACCCAAATTGGCTGATGCCGGCTCGTTCAATGTGCTGAGTTATAACGTCTGGGCAACAACGATTTATGGCTCAAAAAAGGTCGGTACTCGCTTAGGTTTGATGCCTGAGGTGATGGCGGGGTATGACGTTCTGGTGTTGACCGAAGTGTTTGACCCCATCGCCAGCAATACTTTGCTGGATGCACTGCGTGCTGAATACCCGTATCAAACCAGCGAAATCTTTAAGCTGGGCAAAGTGATGGGTTCGGGCACTCGCGTGCTGTCGCGTTGGCCATTTGAGCTGGAAGCGGCGCACAAGTATCAGGCCTGTGACGGTCTGCAGTGCGCGGCGACGCGTGGGGTAATCTACGCCAAGATCAACAAGTTGGGTAAGCCGTATCACGTGTTTGCTACGCACACGCAGTCGTCAGACGACGACGCTAACCGCAATGCACGCAAAGCGCAGCTGCTAGAAATGGGTGAGTACATTCGCTCGCTGAACATTCCTGCCAACGAAGCCGTGGTGATGGCCGGTGATTTCAACGTCAATAAAGGTGGTTTACCAGAGGACCGTGACTACATGGAGGCGGTGTTAAACGCCATGGAGCCGCAAAATACCGGTCATGATCAAACCTATGATGCCAACACCAATTTCTGGGCCGAGCAGCCTTATGTTGAGTACCTGGATTACACCTTGGTGAGCCGAGCGCATCAAACGCCCATCAGTGCTGAGCAAAATGCTTTTGCACCGCGCTCAACCAATGACGAACTGTGGGGCGAGTGGGATTTATCGGATCATTATCCGGTACGTGGTTTATTCCAATTTGACGCCAGCCAAACCGAGCGCCAGCCTTTCCCATACTTCGGTGAGCCTCTGCACCTGCAAACCAGTAACGGCCACTATGTGCGTGCCATGAGCGGCGGTGATAGCTTTATTTCTGCAGGTTCTGATCACATCGGTACGTGGGAAACGTTTGTTTTAGAGCCTGTAACAGAGAATAAAGTGGCGCTGCGCGCTCGCGGTGGCCAATACGTTGGCTTGGACTCTTATGTGTTTGGCACTTTAAAAGCCAAGTTTGATTCACCAGAAGTGGCGGCGCAATTTGAGCTGGTAACACAGTCCAATAATGCCATTGCTTTAAAAGCCGACAACGGTAAGTTTGTGCGTGCTGATTTTGGCGGCGGTGTTGGTTTAAGTGCCAATGCCAGAGCGGCGAAAGAATACGAAACCTTTGTATTGATGCGCCCTTAA
- a CDS encoding D-hexose-6-phosphate mutarotase, with protein sequence MNLQRSTFCRPIRRQQLDIIGIQHPLFSAELALQGAQLLNFQPQGDPPWLWLSEQADYLQGSSVRGGIPVCWPWFGDLRRNPQAVQQHFQGNGSSAPAHGLARTALWQLSALKEDVHQVDLTLATQQLSRLWPTMSAQLHITLRRDRLVLRLNSRNDSPNPVTISQALHTYLPVEDIRTVTVGGLQGNTYIDALDDWQSRQQQGLVRFSAETDRIYHSQGPLRLQSGQHSRTLVSNSASTVVWNPWINKSQRLSQFHPDAWQRMVCIETTNAAFDCVALQPGQQHSLQLQLT encoded by the coding sequence ATGAATCTGCAGCGCAGCACCTTTTGTCGCCCAATACGCCGCCAGCAGCTGGACATTATCGGCATCCAGCATCCTTTGTTTTCAGCAGAACTGGCGCTGCAAGGTGCGCAGTTGCTGAACTTCCAGCCCCAAGGGGATCCCCCCTGGCTATGGCTAAGCGAGCAGGCGGACTACCTTCAGGGCAGCTCGGTGCGTGGCGGCATTCCCGTTTGTTGGCCCTGGTTTGGTGACTTACGGCGCAACCCACAGGCTGTGCAACAGCATTTCCAGGGGAACGGCAGTTCAGCTCCAGCACACGGTTTAGCACGCACGGCCTTGTGGCAGTTGAGCGCGCTGAAAGAAGACGTGCACCAAGTCGATCTGACCTTGGCCACACAACAGCTCAGCCGTTTATGGCCCACCATGTCTGCACAACTGCACATCACCCTGCGCCGCGACCGCTTGGTTTTACGCCTTAACAGCCGCAATGACAGCCCGAATCCGGTGACTATCAGCCAGGCCCTGCACACCTACTTGCCGGTGGAGGACATTCGCACAGTGACAGTCGGCGGGCTGCAAGGGAATACCTACATCGATGCACTGGATGATTGGCAATCCCGCCAACAACAGGGGCTAGTTAGATTCAGCGCGGAGACGGATCGCATCTACCACAGCCAAGGGCCTTTACGCCTGCAATCCGGTCAGCACAGCCGCACCTTGGTGAGCAACAGTGCCAGTACGGTGGTGTGGAACCCTTGGATCAATAAAAGCCAACGCTTGAGTCAGTTTCACCCCGATGCTTGGCAACGCATGGTGTGCATCGAAACCACCAACGCCGCCTTTGATTGCGTTGCGCTACAGCCTGGCCAGCAGCACAGCTTGCAGCTACAGCTAACCTGA
- a CDS encoding bacteriohemerythrin gives MEYNECPVLDSEAVNREHDELVRLVNQAEYEAFMGRPARRQLLQLQHYMQQHFQQENSALTALSLPLAEQHQSDHQRLLALVERAYNSGDLDEMLEILTDQLPDAIVQHIDRFDRQAVNWLKRHQHSAA, from the coding sequence ATGGAATACAACGAGTGCCCAGTTCTGGACTCCGAGGCAGTCAACCGTGAGCACGATGAGCTGGTGCGGCTGGTCAACCAAGCCGAATACGAAGCCTTTATGGGGCGACCGGCGCGGCGCCAGCTGTTGCAACTGCAGCACTATATGCAACAGCACTTTCAGCAAGAAAACAGCGCCTTAACCGCTCTGTCACTTCCCCTAGCAGAGCAACATCAAAGCGATCATCAGCGTTTATTAGCCTTGGTGGAGCGTGCTTACAACAGCGGCGATTTGGACGAAATGCTGGAGATTCTGACCGACCAACTGCCCGACGCCATTGTGCAGCACATCGACCGCTTTGACCGTCAGGCGGTCAACTGGCTCAAACGCCACCAGCATTCTGCCGCCTGA
- a CDS encoding LysR family transcriptional regulator: MNIDRIDLNLLVYLDVLLRERSVTKAAQLLGITQPAMSNGLRRLRELFGDPILVRTSEGMTPTERAQELQPVIRKALGELEAALQPLEEFDASSSHRVFRIMVSDYAESTLVPELVKRLRTEAPDVILDVLTPSDVTFKDVEAGRVDMAINRFDEMPQSFHQMTLWEDGFVCLVNPDHPSVEDFDLEAYVASKHIWVSKTGMGAGVGIDPEKVIRLGWVDNALSQLGYKRKISVFTRHYQMPALLALNNDLVATLPRKVAEMQARSTSLLVKEPPFQIPPFELKMAWSPLLQHHHAHRWLRRTIVDVARAC, from the coding sequence ATGAATATTGATCGAATTGACTTAAACCTGCTGGTGTATCTCGATGTGTTGCTGCGTGAGCGCAGCGTCACCAAGGCCGCTCAGCTGCTGGGCATCACCCAGCCGGCGATGAGCAATGGTTTGCGCCGCCTGCGCGAATTGTTTGGAGATCCCATTCTGGTGCGCACATCCGAGGGCATGACGCCGACGGAGCGCGCGCAAGAGTTGCAGCCGGTCATTCGCAAAGCGCTGGGTGAGCTGGAGGCGGCGTTGCAGCCGCTGGAAGAATTCGATGCCAGCAGCAGCCACCGGGTGTTTCGCATCATGGTCAGTGACTATGCCGAATCGACGCTGGTGCCTGAGCTGGTTAAACGTCTGCGCACGGAAGCGCCGGACGTCATTCTTGATGTGCTGACGCCCTCCGATGTGACCTTTAAAGATGTTGAAGCCGGACGCGTCGACATGGCCATCAACCGTTTTGATGAAATGCCACAGTCGTTCCATCAGATGACTCTGTGGGAAGACGGCTTTGTGTGTTTGGTGAATCCGGACCACCCGTCGGTGGAGGATTTTGACCTCGAAGCTTACGTTGCCAGTAAGCACATCTGGGTCAGCAAAACCGGCATGGGCGCCGGTGTCGGCATCGACCCGGAAAAAGTCATTCGCCTGGGCTGGGTTGATAACGCCCTGTCGCAGTTGGGGTATAAACGCAAAATCTCCGTGTTTACTCGTCACTACCAAATGCCAGCGTTGCTGGCGTTGAATAACGATCTGGTGGCGACCTTGCCGCGTAAAGTGGCGGAAATGCAGGCACGCTCAACCTCGTTGTTGGTAAAAGAGCCGCCGTTTCAGATTCCGCCGTTTGAATTAAAAATGGCGTGGTCGCCGCTGCTGCAGCACCACCATGCCCACCGCTGGCTGCGCCGCACCATCGTGGATGTGGCGCGCGCCTGTTAA
- a CDS encoding phosphoribosyltransferase produces MSEKLYLTAQGLLEDSYRLAAQVLDSGFRPTFIIAVWRGGAPIGIAVQEYLDYHGIETDNIAIRTSSYYPDIDKQAKEVQVFGLNYLVKNVTHEDRLLIVDDVFDSGRSIEAIVNELQRRARLNTPHDIRVAVPYYKPARNKTDRVPDYYLHETSAWLKYPHSLEGLSAAEIEAGRPELYDIIKDHLPA; encoded by the coding sequence ATGAGCGAAAAACTCTATCTGACTGCCCAAGGGTTGTTGGAAGATTCCTACCGTTTGGCGGCCCAGGTGCTGGACAGCGGTTTCAGACCAACCTTTATTATCGCAGTCTGGCGCGGCGGTGCACCCATCGGCATTGCAGTGCAAGAGTATCTCGATTATCACGGCATTGAAACGGACAACATCGCCATTCGTACCTCGTCGTACTACCCGGACATCGACAAGCAAGCCAAAGAGGTACAAGTGTTTGGCCTCAACTATTTGGTCAAAAACGTCACCCACGAAGATCGTCTGTTGATTGTTGACGACGTATTTGACAGCGGCCGCTCAATTGAAGCCATCGTCAACGAGCTGCAGCGCCGTGCTCGTTTGAATACGCCGCACGATATTCGCGTCGCCGTGCCGTATTACAAACCGGCTCGCAACAAGACCGATCGTGTGCCGGATTACTACCTGCATGAGACCAGCGCTTGGCTGAAGTATCCGCATTCGCTGGAAGGGTTGAGTGCTGCTGAAATTGAGGCGGGTCGCCCTGAGCTTTACGACATCATAAAAGATCATCTCCCTGCATAA
- a CDS encoding phosphoribosyltransferase translates to MQKRFLDEETLIQDSFRLAVSIFESGFRPTFIVGLWRGGSSVGIYVQECLQTLGVKTDHISLRTSYRGLPAYQSMVQNPEDIRVHGTQYLVENLNHDDGLLIVDDVFSTGYNIRAVINRLQSKLKRNMPEQVKVATLYQRSSHNRTDMSPDFCLHDTNDWLVFPYELKGLSRTEVEQHKPFMADLLRPALLTESKDDSGAE, encoded by the coding sequence ATGCAAAAACGCTTTCTGGACGAAGAAACCCTGATTCAAGACTCTTTCCGTCTGGCTGTCTCTATTTTTGAGAGCGGCTTTCGTCCCACCTTTATCGTCGGCTTGTGGCGCGGCGGCAGCTCCGTCGGCATTTATGTGCAGGAATGCCTGCAGACATTGGGGGTGAAAACCGACCACATTTCCTTGCGCACGTCGTATCGCGGTCTTCCGGCCTATCAAAGCATGGTACAAAACCCAGAGGACATTCGCGTTCACGGAACGCAATACCTGGTGGAAAACCTCAACCATGACGACGGTCTGCTGATTGTCGACGATGTCTTCAGCACAGGTTACAACATTCGCGCCGTGATCAATCGCTTACAGAGCAAGCTCAAGCGCAACATGCCAGAGCAAGTGAAAGTGGCCACCTTGTATCAGCGCTCCAGTCATAACCGCACTGATATGTCGCCCGACTTCTGTTTGCACGATACCAACGACTGGTTGGTATTTCCCTACGAGCTAAAAGGTCTAAGCCGCACCGAGGTCGAACAGCACAAACCCTTTATGGCAGACCTGCTTAGGCCTGCCTTGCTGACTGAAAGCAAAGACGACAGCGGCGCTGAATAA
- a CDS encoding sulfite exporter TauE/SafE family protein: MDALPLSLLQLLLANLAIAAGALLQGVAGYGIGTLSAPLLFLISPALVPGTLTMNAMVLTVLMLVRNRTSLGFAAVRHAMLGAAIGTLAAAVVLTRLSPAGFGLAFGVLILLAVGLSVAGLKPALNQRNSILAGGLSGFMGTITAVGGPPIALIYQRQPAELVRANLSAFFLFGSATAFLGLLMSGFIHQLEVTLFSLTVPGVLVGFWLSGRLLHRVPGGALRPLILTIAALSGTGAIVRSLLA, from the coding sequence ATGGACGCTCTGCCACTGTCGCTGTTACAGCTGTTGTTGGCGAATCTGGCCATTGCTGCGGGCGCTTTGCTGCAAGGCGTCGCCGGTTATGGCATCGGCACCTTGTCGGCGCCGCTGTTGTTTCTGATTAGTCCCGCGCTGGTGCCTGGTACCTTAACCATGAATGCCATGGTGCTGACCGTGTTGATGCTGGTCCGCAATCGCACCAGTTTAGGGTTTGCGGCCGTGCGTCACGCCATGCTGGGCGCTGCTATCGGTACCTTGGCGGCGGCGGTGGTGCTGACGCGACTGTCACCGGCTGGCTTTGGTTTGGCATTTGGTGTGCTGATTTTGCTGGCGGTGGGGCTGAGTGTAGCGGGTTTAAAACCGGCGTTGAATCAACGTAACAGCATACTGGCAGGCGGTTTGTCTGGCTTTATGGGCACCATCACCGCTGTTGGTGGCCCACCGATTGCCCTGATTTATCAGCGCCAACCGGCCGAACTGGTGCGGGCCAATTTGTCGGCGTTTTTCTTATTTGGCAGCGCGACCGCCTTTCTTGGCTTGCTGATGTCTGGCTTTATTCACCAGCTCGAAGTGACGCTGTTTTCGCTGACTGTGCCGGGTGTATTGGTTGGGTTTTGGCTGTCGGGGCGGCTGTTGCATCGTGTGCCAGGCGGCGCACTGCGTCCTCTGATTTTGACCATTGCGGCGCTGTCTGGCACTGGAGCGATTGTACGCTCGCTGTTGGCTTAG
- a CDS encoding homoserine dehydrogenase produces MKPVKVGICGLGTVGGGTFGVLTTNAQNITRRAGRDIIVEQIATRQPNPDYDTSAYKLTDDVFAVAQNPEIDIIVELIGGYDVAKKLVLTAIENGKHVVTANKALIAEHGAEIFAAAEAKGVSVMYEAAIAGGIPIVKALREGLAANRINWLAGIINGTGNFILTEMRDKGRDFADVLQEAQQLGYAEADPTFDVEGIDAAHKLTILASIAYGIPLQFSRCYTEGISTITTEDVQYAEELGYRIKHLGISCQSERGIDLRVHPTMVPASRPIANVDGVLNAVMVNGNAVGDTMYVGAGAGAGPTASAVVADIIDLARSMDADNSARVNHLAFNTIEDEQVLPIEDIETAYYLRIQALDKAGVLASVASLLSERGISIEAIIQREPAPGEELAQIILLTHRVQEKVMNDAMTAIEGLNSVVGQLTRIRVEHL; encoded by the coding sequence TTGAAACCGGTAAAAGTAGGTATCTGTGGTCTTGGTACAGTCGGTGGTGGCACGTTTGGTGTGCTTACTACCAATGCGCAAAACATTACCCGCCGGGCTGGTCGCGACATTATTGTTGAGCAAATTGCTACTCGTCAGCCAAATCCAGATTACGACACCAGCGCGTACAAGCTGACCGATGATGTCTTCGCGGTGGCACAAAACCCAGAGATCGACATTATTGTTGAACTGATTGGTGGCTACGATGTGGCCAAAAAGCTGGTACTGACAGCGATTGAAAACGGCAAGCACGTGGTCACCGCCAACAAAGCGCTGATCGCAGAACACGGCGCCGAAATCTTTGCTGCCGCTGAGGCCAAAGGGGTGTCGGTAATGTACGAAGCGGCCATTGCTGGCGGTATTCCGATTGTTAAAGCGCTGCGCGAAGGTCTAGCCGCCAACCGCATTAACTGGCTGGCGGGCATCATTAATGGCACCGGCAACTTCATTCTGACGGAAATGCGCGACAAAGGCCGTGACTTTGCCGATGTGCTGCAAGAGGCGCAGCAACTGGGTTACGCCGAGGCGGATCCTACGTTTGACGTTGAAGGCATCGACGCTGCTCACAAGCTGACCATCTTAGCCTCCATCGCTTACGGTATCCCACTGCAGTTCAGCCGCTGTTACACCGAAGGCATCAGCACCATCACCACAGAAGATGTGCAATACGCTGAGGAGTTGGGCTATCGCATCAAGCATTTAGGTATCAGCTGTCAAAGTGAGCGCGGCATCGATCTGCGTGTGCATCCGACCATGGTGCCGGCCTCGCGTCCAATCGCGAATGTTGATGGTGTACTTAACGCGGTGATGGTCAACGGCAATGCCGTCGGCGATACCATGTACGTTGGTGCCGGTGCTGGCGCGGGCCCAACTGCATCGGCGGTGGTTGCTGACATCATTGATCTGGCGCGCTCGATGGACGCCGACAACAGCGCGCGTGTGAATCACCTTGCCTTCAACACGATTGAAGATGAGCAGGTGCTGCCAATTGAAGACATCGAGACAGCGTACTACTTGCGTATCCAAGCACTGGACAAGGCGGGCGTATTGGCCAGCGTGGCCAGCTTGCTGAGTGAGCGTGGCATCAGCATCGAAGCCATCATTCAGCGCGAACCGGCACCGGGTGAAGAACTGGCGCAAATTATTTTGCTGACTCACCGAGTGCAGGAAAAAGTTATGAACGATGCCATGACGGCCATCGAAGGTCTCAATAGCGTGGTCGGTCAGTTGACGCGCATTCGGGTTGAGCATCTGTAA